tagcgcagatagccctcgtgtagttttgcgcaaaattcaaaaacaaacaaataacactaaACGCGGAGcaccccagtggtacagtggtatgtctgcggacttatactgctagattcgggttttgatacccgtaatgggcaaagcacagatatccctttgtgtggctttgcgcacaATAACAAAACAAGTGCTAAATGCGAAGCAAAATCTGCAATTCATCACCGAGTTATACCGGTTTCAGGAAGTTTCACCCCCTCATCAATAACCTCGGGCAAATCGAAAGAACGGCTACATGTAGTGGGAgagtgtatattatatttatggtGTTTTGATATATGTTTTACTCGGCACAGAATGAtcgtatatttgtgtattttttcaatACGGTTATTCTTCTATTTTGAAGtcgtttaatgtttatataattatgaatTCCTTACATATAGGAATAAATTAACCCACGGACTCATACGTTCACTTAAGACGTCCTCGTTGGATCAGCGATACGTTTATGGAGgtagaacgctaaaatccgtaCTTTGATTCCACCTGGTGGACAGAGTGCAAACAGCTCATAGTGTAGTTTTATGGTCAAAAAATAACCGTACGATGTGAGATTAAATATAGACTGTGATGCATACGTATACGTACACATTTAATATATGATAAACTATacgttaatattatatacacCCGTATTAGAATCTATCTTTGCTAAAACACCATGTATTTTATAGTAGATTATGAGATAAATATCTCCAGTTCTGTAACTAACAAATTAAGCACGACAAAAGCACTTCTTCAAGTGttagagtgtatatatatatatatatagcgctATTTGTGTATCTCTTCAGGATAATTGATGTCTTAAACTCGATTAAAGTAAGAAACTAAAAAACTACGTGTCCAGTAGAGGAAAGCTATTAGCTTCTCGaaagctaaaatataaacaatggtAACAAACTTCTCATTTCCCAACAGCCACAGTGTGCGCCATATTTCTCAAAAAACACTGTCAAATGCCATCGCGTGTTTGGTGATTTCCAGGTATCCTTGCACAAAAGACAAGTTGAAGAACACTACACTATCTCGATATTTCGGTTGTATAATCTACAggtaaatttatgtttataactaattgttaaatatatatactctATTAACTCGGAGCGGGcctggcttggccaggtggttaaaacacacgactcgtaatcagagggtcgcgggttcgaatctccgtcacaccaaacatgctcgtcctttcagccgtgggtgcgttataatgttacggtcaattccactattctttcgtaaaagagtcgaccaagagttcgtggtgggtggtgacgactatctgccttccatctagttttacactgcaaaattagggacggctagcgcagatagccctcgagtagctttgcgaaacgttaaacacacaaacaattattaactggGAGCGAATTAAGTGTTGCCTAGGTCACAACGTCAGAGAATACATTCCAAACATTCAGAAAGCGAGTGACAGTCAGTGCTGAACACATTTCTTGTGGCGGCAGTTTCTGCTGACTATAAATCTTTTACttggttagtaatgtaaatttgAGAATGGTCATACCTGAACTCTAGGAGTTTATGACCTGGCTATTCAGCATACGTATtgtaaaaatacgtttttaaaattgaaaataccaaTACATGTCGTTAAAAACAAGTATGGGGTATCttgtaatatgttttttattattaggaGGTTTAAAGTCTATCATtaatatctaaaacatttagttaaaatttgtttgtttgttttttaatttcgcgcaaagctacacgaggactatctgcgctagccgtccctaatttagcagtgtaagactagagggtaggcagctagtcatcaccatccactgccaactcttggactactcttttatcaacgaatagtgagattgaccgtcacattataacgcctgcacggctgaaaaggcaagcatgtttggtgtgacgggaattcgaacccgcaaccttcagattacgagtcgagcaccttaaccacgtAACCATACCGAGCCGTTAAAATGTGAATCATTATTCTGTGCTAATTCATAGCTTTCTATTAGACATTCATCAGAGATTTTGTTTGTTAACGATTGTCGTTCTACTCCgaaaaaaatcattaataacCTCTGAACATAATACgtataaaacaagcaaaatatataaataatgagatgtgtggAATTACTTCctcttgcccggcatggccaggtgggttaagtcgttcgactcgtaatctgagagtcgcgggttcgaatcccggtcgcaccaaacatggtcgctcttttagccgtgggggcgttatacagacggtcaatctcactattcgttggtaaaagagtagcccaagagttggcagtaggtggtgatgactagctgccttccctctagtcttacactgctaaatgtggGATAGcgaacgcagatagctctcgtgtagctttgcgcgaaattcaaaaacaaacaattaccttTTGATAACGATATTTTCAGTCGAAGTCGATTTGGTATATTTGTTTGTGAGgattgttctgaatttcgcgcaatgcttcTCAAGGACTACATGTGCTAGCCGTTTCTGATTTGGAATTGATGGAttaaagagaaggcagccagtcaacaccaccatcaccgccgattcttgggctaccttttaccaaagaaaagtaaGATTGATTGTCACGGCTCAAAAGGTGAGGACTTTTGAAGACAGTATTCGAATTCTCGAGcctcacattgcgagtcgagcgctctgaCCACCAGGCCATGTTAAGTCTGTTTATTAACGATTATGCTTTAATTACCAGGCCATGCTAAGCCTGTTTACGAACGATTAttctttaaccaccaggccatgctaagCCTGTTTACTAACGATTATGTTcgaaccaccaggccatgctaagCCTGTTTACCAACGATTATGTTcgaaccaccaggccatgctaagCTTGTTTACTAACGACAATAGAAGTTAATGACAAAGAGATAATTGTAGCCAAAATACAGAGcaattagcaaaaaaaaaaaaattcgttaaGAAAAATCAGTTGAAGATGGactaaacaacaaaatgaactatTTACTCTAAATCTTTAGTAATATGAGTCTTTAATCTGAAGAGGACACAGAGACAAATAGGGGAAGTAAAGAGTTGCTTAGTGTTTTCTCTACACTGTTAAAGGAAGGTTTCAGAATGATTTATCCTTTCAAACGCgataaatattatgttgtttctgtaataaaaagaaaatttaagcaCTCTAGTTctttttaactgtaatattactTGTTTTCTATTAGACTACTGCCTGACTAAACTTCTGTCAAGGGTGCgtataatttcagttttttatacGATATATCATTGTAAATAACTTATATAAGTACTGGTTTAATTGTCTGTCTTAGAGAAACTTGTTTCGAGAAATAACTCATCTCTGGTGGGCAGAACGTGGGCAGCTCATGGAGTTCCAGAAGACGTAAACGTAATGCTGCAGTATCTATTGGAAGCTCGGCGCTATGTGAATAATAACACTGGCCCTGTTGTCGTTCATTGTAGgtaagtttaaagagaaaataccCCCTCTGGGACAGCTGtaaatctgcggatttacaatgctaaaatcaggggttcgattcctgttGGTAGACACGGCAGATAGCTCAATgcggctttgatataagaaaaacataaacacacaattAAAGAAAAGAAGCGCTTTTAGTAAGTTAAGACCCCCTGTTCACGAAAGCCCAATTTCTCTTAGCGTCAcgccaaattttgaaatattatgttccAGAAAGCGctgattggtagaaataaacttcataaatctattattcataattttatttttcagatttgaaatacACGAAGTTTGAATAACTATACAGCTGTATACAGCAGAAGTGGTTTTGAAGGTTTCATCGTTTCCATATTCTTCTTGCTTTCTTATAATATAATTAGATTTTGACCTCTCAGGTCAGTTGCCCTTCTTGTTACTATTCTTTCTTCACTTccaacatcatttctttacttcCAATTAATTTGATTTGCTCTTTTCGAGCATGAATCCAAAAGTAAGCAGCATTTAGAAACACCATAGGCGAACCagtctttctttctttctatgaATAGGCTCCTGGAAAGCAGGGGCGTGGCCAGAAATAGCCATTGAGGGAGAGGGACGCCATGCTAGGAGGGTCTGGGGGCATGCCCCcggaaaatttttaaataaaaacataaaagaaaagcctgaattatgtattctgagaccaccttttgagtaaatttcagaatggcacactgaggtgtttgtcttatgtttttaatcataaataattatataggcttatatatataatatataacttaaagttatcaggcccaacAAAGTGGGcttacagtcctgtcatcaacatataaaatatagagtcactcgggagagtgcaaaatatatgtatagtgtctacaatctgtattcaaataccatggacagtgtatgttcagagtccctggatttcaagaatcaacttcacaaataaacagtgggtggcaccgtgacaggctggcagcaccatggtaCTGTAAATGTGAcattgacaaacagaagttgcgataaacaatcattcactatgtcaagcctgaaaaagcatatatttctctactagtgggttttctcgacatcactgattaattagaactatgtctttctgtctcttttagataaacgctgaaacaaaacaaaaaaatgcctctttgagaatgcctggaagccagggagtaATTATGTTTTtccccagtgtggtccaagaaagttgagttttcagcatcgttggctttcacagtggagatggctactctgcAGTCAatatgcaaagggtgctttctgcaagtactgctgtctttttgctcctgatggtgctagtgctggaagccagaaattgggacaattagtgaaatttccatacacaaactggaagaaagcagttgaagacttcaaggcacatgaattgaaacagtgccaccaagacagcaaagaaaaagctaacaattttctacaggtcgtaaacacaagttcatctgtgcacttgtaGCTTGATGCAATTTACAAGCAAGATGTttaacagaaccggcaatatttaatgtctattattgatactgtattgataGTATTATTGGGAGgatttagctttgaggggaaaatatgatgctggtccaatgtttgttggtgaaactgatgaatagtccatcaataatgatgggactTTCCGGGCAGTTTTGCGCTACatggcaaagggtgatgtcaagctttcagcaagccttaagagtataAAGAGGAATACTACATAtttgagtcctcaaattcaaaatgaaatcatcaatgcctgtaatactcatgttcttgatgctttggtcaacagggttaatgctgcaaagtgtttctcaatattagctgatgaaacaacagatatttcaggcattgaacagttttcgctgtgtgtcagatatttgcatgccaatgacaactctgttgcaatctATACCTCATTATGATGTGACAGggagaaacttggctgatgttatcataaccaatatGACAAAATATGGAATTGACATGACTTatctgcgaggacaagggtacgacggtgctgcctctatgagtggaaattcaatggtgtccagagacacataactgataaattcccacttgcaccctatgtacactgcagtgcccattctctaaacttggcaatttctgatgcttgtataGAAATTTCTGTGCAAAGTTGCATaagagtaatttctagcattgaaaactttctcattAGACCCAAccgaaagcacgttttggctctttcggtgaataataaagcacctgaatcgataaaaaagtttgaaagattTCTGCCCCATtcggtgggttgagaggcatgactcagtcattgtctttccaGAATTAAttcatgcagttgcagatgcccttgagaccatatcagatTGGCAAGACaaagattctgccacgcaagccaatcaattgttgtgttctataataCAAcaagaattcatcatcactctacttaccattgctaaattgttttcctttagtttacctctgtgcaacttactgcagcaacagaacattgatttaggtgctgcgatgcatcacgcagaaatagtggaagatttaatccgttcactcagaaataatactgtgaatgaatttaacaacattttctgcgAGGCTCAAACTCtatgtagtgagcttcaaattgacatcataatgccaaggcaggctaaaagacagatgtaccgtgctaacccacaaacctcTAGCCTTGAGGactactttcgtattgttgtatttgtaccatttgttgatcactttcttttgcatatatgtgaccgtctgtctagtcacaaaactctccttacaaatttcacgtgtctactaccatcaggatctatcacagaacggtcagaacctacagcacaacaatgtgaccaaattaaagagttggtcaatatatacaaggctgacattgacagcacttcactagctgcagtaggtaaacttagggtttggtacaaatcatttgcgaacaacagaccaaaaatgtcatagatgcatatgcaatgagaaatgtagaaatgttcacagtcatttctagactgttgaaagtatttgccacgctgcctgtgtcaacgagctcagtggagcgttcgttttcaactctcagaagactcaaaacgtattcgAGAGATACCACCATTGAaaatcgattgaatggcctggcctcattatacattcaccgtgatattaaagttgaatcaaactgtgttgtagatgtcctggcaagaatgAACAGGCGTTTGATCCTTTCAtggatattcgattgtatttctctagtttcgacaaaacttgctgtattaaaagtgttcagtcagaaatttgcatttgaccatttgttatgtgtgaaattatctggcatgcaatcacggatctttatgaaacttcataggtggcaactgaacttgtctaaagagtttgggtccatggggggcTCACCCCCGCTCCCCTTGGCTACGCCCCTGCTGGAAAgacattttacagatttcacttaTGAGTGTATTTTTTTAATCAGAAGAATTTTTTTAGATTGTATTATTGGATTACGGTTAAGAAGTTTGGTGCTTCCAATCTATTTTTCGactttgagatttttttttactgaaagttGGTCGGTTTTTCGCGATTGTGGGTCATAAACAGAGAAAGTAACATATTTCATTCAGAataatttaaactgtaataaCCTTAGTATGTAAATCATTGCGTTAGTTTACAAATGCAGTGTACTTAAATGTACATTATATCTTACAGAAACCTGTCTTATATAtataggcatggccaggtggttagggcgctcgattcgtaagccgagggtcgcgggttcgaatccccgtcacaccaaacgtgctcaccatttcagcagtgggggcgttagtagtgctaaaagagtagcccaagaattggcggtgggtggtgatgactagctaccttccctccagtcatatactgctaaattagggacggctagcacagacagccctcgtgtagctttgcgcgaaatccaaaacaagtcAAACTTAAATATATGTAAGATTAgcgtatctttttttttttgcccttgggtgcaaagctacagaatgtgCTCTCTGTCGAAATTCGATTCTTGAAGTTATGAGCCCCAGACTCatcgctgagccaccagggggcAATAGTGTAACATTAGTATGAtcgtgatatgtattttgtttgatcAATGGAAGAGTGTTTTCAGTCTTGTATTCTTAAGTAATTACTTATGTTGGTATAGTAACTCCAATCAGACTACAGTTCTTTGGTGTGTACGTGAACGTGGCAAGTGAGTGCTAACCCTAGTTAATAACACTTTataatcagttttgtttattttcttacagtGTAATGAACTGAAAAATTTGTGTTTACTGTCACGTTTTTGTTTCAAATCCAGATTTGAGGAACTTAAATAAAAGCAGTTTTGTTCTTCATGCTATAATTTCAACTCAGTTACGTCAGTCCAAGGTCGTTATGTGTATTttgtaaacagaaagaaaaatgaacaaataggCGTTCTCTTTTGCAATATTTTAGAGCCCGAATTATTGAAATGTGTGCAATGTATTTCAAATTGAGCAGTAACGACATTATATGTACtaaatctatacaaatataatagtactgtctgttgtatgtctatgtaactacttcagAGTGTTTAGctggatctttaccaaaattggtatgaaaGTTCATAAGGTTCGTGCGGTGGTAGAAACAAATTTTGagttttgcattttgcgattTTTAAGAGCGTTTGTGTGTTTTCACTACTACTTCGCCCCATGTATATGAATCTTCAATAAATTTGGTGTGATGGTTTATTGGATTCATGGGGAGATgcatgcttgtttgttattaagcacaaagctatattctgctcaccacgggtatcgaaacccaatttctagcggtataagtccgcaggcaCACCACTGTACTAACTGAAAGCAAGAGATACATCCAAATTCGtcgtttcatattttgtgttttgaagtttttatggGCGCTTTTTACATTTACGCATAAGGGAAGCAACGTTTCACgtcctaagataacttttcattagccatgtatttacataacttttgtcCAGGGACGGGTACTCGAGCtacttaaaatataacttaatattgaaagtgtttttttttgtcagcaATGAATAATGCCCCTGTATTGTTTTGTCTATTTGAATAACgatgtgttttaaatttcgcgcaaagttacacgagggatatttgtgctagctgtccctgcTTTAGCCATCAAAGGTTATTCTTTTATCaagaaatagtaggattgaccgtcatattataacgcccccaatgcTGAAAATACGAACGTGTTTGGTATGATGAAGATTcgccctgagattacgagtcgaacacaccaaccacctggccatgccagaccattgAATAACGAAACGGAATATACCAAAAAACTGTGACTTGACACCAGTAAAAAGCGACATTTTAAAGCATTGAATGAGTCAATGAAAattgcttttatattttattttcacagtgtgtgtgtgtgtctgtgtgtatgtgtttcttatagcaaagccacattgggtatctgctgtgtccaccgaggggaatcgagcccctgattttagcagtgtaaatccgaagacttaccattgtcccaGGAGAAGGACTATTTTCACAGAATAAATACTTgatgatatgttattttaaaccTCTAAAACGGAAGTATTAAAAGAAAGGTTATTCCTTTTTCCCAATATTCGATGTACCATGAACTTTGCCATTTTTAAGGTGTCTGTATTAAACATTAAGGAAAAAAAATCTGTCGAACGCTTTAACTTTAGATTATAAGAGAATGTGTTCTTTGTATTACAGTTCCGGAACGGGAAGAACTGGGATTGTGTTAGCCTTAGATATCTGTATGAGAGAGTTCGAAGAATGTCGAACTGTGGACATCCTCCGTTGCGTATCCAGACTTAGACAAGATAGAGGTGGCGCTGTTCAAacaaaagaacaatatttttttctttatgaggTATGTGTAGTGTATAGAACTGGTACATGGAGTAAACAGTTTGAAGGTCATAGCGAAATGGAGTTGTTTTAACAGACCTCTCACGAGCCAGGGGAAGACATTTTTGTCGAAAAGAAAACCATCCAgtcttgtttttcttaatttaaaccgaaatattttggaaatttttattgcttaaaattaaaaaagaaagaatttccCATACTCTTGGGGCTGCGAAAACTGATTTTTAGTAGTAAGTTGACCATGacattatgtaacacaagtttttcctggatagtatatgttatttcttaattgcttatgttgtaaaagtacagaaaatggccattattcccttcaagcttTGTTTTGTggcctagataatgaaatttagaaattaacctgttttctacgtaaaaacgggcaaatttgcacattttcatttacacaaggtc
Above is a genomic segment from Tachypleus tridentatus isolate NWPU-2018 chromosome 11, ASM421037v1, whole genome shotgun sequence containing:
- the LOC143231346 gene encoding tyrosine-protein phosphatase non-receptor type 5-like, whose product is MIVICILFDQWKSVFSLVFLSNYLCWYSNSNQTTVLWCVRERGNSGTGRTGIVLALDICMREFEECRTVDILRCVSRLRQDRGGAVQTKEQYFFLYEAQHGQVG